Proteins from a single region of Fodinibius sp. Rm-B-1B1-1:
- a CDS encoding tetratricopeptide repeat protein, whose translation MRKRTIAIILFLTVCWGTSHGQIDIPSNPDFSDTTVVHTLIDSSYALSFDDPDRAIAFAEQALKLSEQIDYPKGVGKAHRELGYSNSVKGNFEEALSHHQKGISQSQQIGDTLGIISQLNDIGNLYKKQTQYHTALEYFFQALELSETQKLDRGIASIAGNIGLVYFELENEKKAEEFYKRALEINQRMDNRHGMSINYNNLGLLYGDQGRYEQALKYHYEALEIREELGYTIRIANSLNNIGRLHMQQENHEEAINYLNRALVMNNDRAPDLTSIIHENLAKVYYSSAQFDSALVHAKKTLELSRDFGTQLGVKVGHDLLSDIYSARGNYEEAFRHQQKLTTVKDSILNKEKSQQINELQTKYETVQKEKEIALLEKENQRETLMRKAFLAGLVMISIIGFLIYNRQRLKINKNRTELENIRLKEKQLEKDIEFKNKQLTTHTLHLVQKNETMKELKNKISSIREKKGNGDLSKSLQKLRNLVDYSFSLDEDWKEFRLYFEEVHTDFFDALKEQYPDLTPNELRLSALAKLNLSIKETATILGITPDSVKTARYRLRKKLDIETEENLTDFMMEIEKREIGEKS comes from the coding sequence ATGCGCAAAAGGACCATTGCTATCATATTGTTCTTGACTGTCTGTTGGGGAACGTCTCATGGACAGATCGATATTCCGTCAAATCCCGATTTTTCGGATACGACAGTGGTACATACGCTCATTGATTCCAGTTATGCCCTTTCTTTTGATGATCCGGATCGCGCGATTGCGTTTGCCGAACAAGCCCTGAAACTTTCTGAACAGATTGACTATCCAAAAGGGGTGGGGAAAGCACATCGCGAGTTGGGATATTCCAACAGTGTGAAGGGCAATTTCGAGGAGGCCCTTTCTCACCATCAAAAGGGAATTTCCCAGAGCCAACAAATTGGAGATACCCTTGGTATCATTTCACAGTTAAATGATATAGGAAACCTGTATAAGAAACAGACCCAGTACCACACGGCGCTGGAATATTTCTTTCAGGCCCTTGAGTTAAGTGAGACTCAAAAATTGGATCGGGGAATAGCCTCGATAGCGGGAAATATTGGGTTGGTTTATTTTGAGCTGGAGAATGAGAAGAAGGCCGAGGAGTTTTATAAACGTGCATTAGAAATCAATCAGCGGATGGACAATCGGCACGGGATGTCGATAAATTACAATAATTTAGGATTGCTTTACGGAGATCAGGGACGTTATGAACAGGCGTTGAAATACCATTATGAGGCATTAGAAATTCGCGAAGAGCTGGGATATACCATTCGTATTGCCAACAGTTTGAACAATATCGGGCGGTTACATATGCAGCAAGAGAATCATGAAGAGGCGATCAATTATCTTAATCGCGCTTTAGTGATGAATAATGATCGTGCCCCTGACCTTACCTCGATTATCCACGAAAATTTAGCAAAGGTGTATTATTCTTCGGCTCAATTCGATTCGGCGCTGGTCCATGCTAAAAAGACATTGGAACTGTCTCGGGACTTTGGTACTCAGCTTGGTGTTAAGGTGGGCCATGATCTGCTTTCGGATATATATAGTGCTCGTGGGAACTACGAAGAGGCGTTCCGCCATCAGCAGAAATTGACTACTGTTAAGGATAGTATCTTAAATAAAGAGAAATCGCAGCAAATCAATGAGCTGCAGACTAAATATGAGACGGTTCAAAAAGAAAAAGAGATTGCGTTGCTTGAAAAAGAAAATCAGCGTGAGACATTGATGAGAAAAGCTTTTCTGGCTGGATTGGTGATGATTAGCATCATTGGATTTTTGATTTACAACCGACAACGGTTAAAAATCAACAAAAATCGCACGGAGCTTGAAAATATACGCCTTAAAGAGAAACAGTTGGAGAAAGATATTGAGTTTAAAAATAAGCAGCTTACAACGCATACTCTTCATTTGGTACAGAAAAATGAGACCATGAAAGAGCTTAAAAACAAAATCAGTTCTATCCGGGAGAAGAAGGGTAATGGAGACCTTAGCAAGTCGCTACAGAAATTGCGCAACTTGGTGGATTACAGCTTCAGCCTTGATGAGGACTGGAAAGAATTTCGACTATATTTTGAGGAAGTACATACCGACTTTTTTGATGCGTTGAAAGAGCAGTATCCTGATCTTACCCCTAACGAATTGCGACTTTCGGCCCTGGCAAAACTTAATCTATCCATTAAAGAAACAGCAACCATTTTAGGTATTACGCCTGACAGTGTAAAAACGGCTCGGTATCGGCTTCGTAAAAAGCTGGATATTGAGACTGAAGAGAATCTCACTGATTTTATGATGGAGATCGAAAAGAGAGAGATAGGAGAAAAAAGTTAG
- the paaB gene encoding 1,2-phenylacetyl-CoA epoxidase subunit PaaB, whose protein sequence is MSNNKKSQSEDTQWPLWEVFTQPRDGKPHEHAGSLHAPDAEKALENARDVYTRRKEAVNIWVVPSDQIVASKGEDEGPFFDPADDKPYRHPQFYSVPRATKRRS, encoded by the coding sequence ATGAGCAACAATAAAAAATCACAAAGCGAAGATACCCAATGGCCGCTGTGGGAGGTTTTTACCCAACCCCGCGATGGCAAACCTCATGAACATGCCGGTAGCTTACATGCTCCGGATGCGGAAAAAGCTCTCGAAAATGCGCGGGACGTTTATACTCGTCGAAAGGAAGCCGTCAATATCTGGGTTGTGCCAAGCGATCAGATCGTAGCGTCTAAAGGTGAAGATGAAGGCCCGTTTTTTGATCCGGCCGATGACAAACCCTACCGACATCCGCAATTTTACAGCGTACCCCGAGCTACAAAACGACGATCATGA
- the hppD gene encoding 4-hydroxyphenylpyruvate dioxygenase: MGVQADQFATLERPVEEKFDDHLGLQDVDFVEFYVGNAKQASHFYQSVFGFELKAFSGLETGNRDRVSYLVQQGNIRFLVTSALNSSSSIADHIARHGDGVRDIAMHVEDVDRAYKETVKRGATGVEEPYSMEDETGSIRKAAIATYGDTIHTLINRADYDGIFMPGFEEAESPLQNVKPVGIQYVDHCVGNVEKGRMNDWVNFYRDVMGFTQYIHFDDKDISTEYSALMSKVMAGGRGMIKFPINEPAEGKKKSQIEEYLDFYEGPGVQHIALLTGDIIKTVKELKGRGLEFLNVPTTYYEELESRVGKIDEPIDQLEELGILVDRDDEGYLLQIFSKPVVDRPTFFFEIIQRKGARGFGKGNFKALFQAIEREQEKRGNL; the protein is encoded by the coding sequence ATGGGAGTTCAAGCTGATCAATTCGCGACATTAGAGCGACCGGTAGAAGAGAAATTTGATGATCACCTGGGGTTACAGGATGTGGATTTTGTGGAGTTTTATGTAGGAAATGCCAAGCAGGCCAGTCATTTTTATCAATCGGTATTTGGATTTGAATTGAAAGCTTTCAGTGGATTGGAAACCGGAAACAGAGATCGGGTTTCCTACCTGGTGCAGCAGGGAAATATTCGTTTTTTGGTGACTTCGGCACTGAATAGTAGCTCTTCCATTGCTGATCATATTGCTCGTCATGGCGATGGTGTTCGAGATATAGCCATGCATGTTGAGGATGTTGATCGTGCTTACAAAGAAACGGTAAAGCGCGGAGCAACCGGGGTTGAAGAACCTTATTCTATGGAGGATGAAACCGGTTCCATTCGCAAGGCAGCTATTGCTACGTATGGCGATACGATTCACACCCTGATCAATCGCGCAGATTATGACGGTATTTTTATGCCGGGATTTGAGGAAGCTGAATCCCCACTACAAAATGTGAAGCCCGTAGGTATTCAATATGTGGATCACTGTGTGGGCAATGTAGAGAAAGGGAGGATGAATGACTGGGTGAATTTCTATCGCGATGTGATGGGCTTTACGCAGTATATCCATTTTGATGACAAGGATATTTCGACCGAATATTCTGCTTTAATGTCGAAAGTGATGGCCGGCGGACGTGGAATGATTAAGTTTCCAATTAATGAGCCGGCAGAAGGTAAAAAGAAGTCCCAGATTGAGGAGTATTTGGATTTCTATGAAGGTCCGGGTGTGCAGCATATTGCGTTGTTAACGGGCGATATTATTAAAACAGTAAAGGAGTTGAAAGGTCGCGGGCTCGAATTTTTGAATGTCCCCACGACGTATTACGAGGAGTTGGAAAGTCGGGTTGGAAAAATCGACGAGCCGATCGACCAGCTTGAGGAGTTAGGTATTCTTGTTGATCGTGATGATGAGGGATATTTGCTACAGATTTTTAGCAAACCAGTAGTCGATCGTCCAACGTTCTTTTTTGAGATTATTCAGCGAAAAGGAGCGCGTGGTTTTGGGAAAGGAAACTTTAAAGCATTGTTCCAAGCTATTGAACGTGAGCAGGAAAAACGAGGGAATTTATAG
- a CDS encoding class I SAM-dependent methyltransferase: MRPELQRRVQRYGWDYSSPYYQKGWERQLRPAQEKLLRRVDLQSGEKVLDISCGTGLVTFPMAKEVGEEGNIIGIDLSEKMIEEAKGIFQNLEVSNVKFMHMDAESLDFSDTSFDVAVNSLGLMYYPNPDKAIQEMNRVTKSGGRAAALVWGRRSACGWAGIFPIVDAQVKTDVCPLFFQLGTGDTLAKEFKEAGFTDVESERFEVLLPYQSDGEAIIGAFQGGAVALAYRKFDKQTKEKVHAEYIESIKPFKDGTSYEIPGEFVIVSGRKYG; encoded by the coding sequence ATGAGACCGGAATTACAGCGTAGAGTACAACGATACGGCTGGGATTATTCATCCCCCTATTATCAAAAAGGATGGGAGCGACAGTTGCGACCGGCCCAGGAAAAGTTGTTAAGGAGAGTTGATTTGCAGTCTGGGGAAAAGGTACTTGATATTTCCTGCGGTACGGGATTGGTGACCTTTCCAATGGCAAAAGAAGTGGGAGAAGAAGGTAACATTATTGGTATTGATCTATCTGAAAAGATGATCGAGGAGGCTAAAGGTATATTCCAAAACTTGGAGGTATCCAATGTAAAGTTTATGCACATGGATGCGGAATCATTAGATTTTTCAGATACATCATTTGATGTCGCGGTCAACTCATTGGGACTAATGTACTATCCTAATCCAGACAAAGCGATTCAGGAAATGAATAGAGTGACTAAGTCAGGCGGCCGCGCTGCAGCATTAGTATGGGGACGGCGCAGTGCCTGTGGCTGGGCTGGGATTTTTCCTATTGTGGATGCACAGGTAAAAACGGATGTGTGTCCGCTATTTTTCCAGCTTGGTACCGGTGATACGTTGGCCAAGGAATTTAAAGAGGCTGGTTTTACGGATGTAGAGTCAGAACGTTTTGAGGTTTTATTACCGTACCAATCAGATGGGGAAGCCATTATTGGGGCTTTCCAGGGTGGGGCAGTAGCCTTGGCATATCGCAAGTTTGATAAACAGACAAAAGAAAAGGTCCATGCCGAATATATTGAATCTATTAAGCCTTTTAAGGATGGAACCAGCTATGAGATCCCCGGAGAATTTGTGATCGTATCGGGAAGAAAATACGGATAA
- a CDS encoding cupin domain-containing protein produces the protein MFRNSSKLIVTISALLLFPAMLIAQGQDHAFVRGADSQELEWGGCPEFMPETCSIAVLQGNPAEPNADVFFKLEGNTGVPDHWHHSAERMVLVSGEMEVEYEGQKPKVIDAGSYAYGPAEQHHNASCISEDPCVLFIAFEEPVDAFAVNK, from the coding sequence ATGTTTAGAAATTCATCAAAATTGATTGTTACTATAAGTGCGTTACTATTATTTCCAGCAATGTTGATAGCACAAGGCCAAGATCATGCTTTTGTCCGTGGTGCTGATTCTCAGGAACTTGAATGGGGAGGATGTCCCGAATTTATGCCCGAGACTTGTAGCATTGCTGTTTTGCAGGGAAATCCGGCGGAACCCAATGCAGATGTTTTCTTCAAATTGGAAGGAAATACAGGCGTGCCCGACCACTGGCATCATTCTGCCGAACGCATGGTGTTGGTATCAGGAGAAATGGAAGTTGAATATGAGGGACAGAAGCCGAAAGTAATAGATGCCGGCTCATATGCATACGGACCCGCAGAGCAGCACCACAACGCGTCATGTATTTCAGAAGATCCCTGTGTGCTTTTTATTGCATTTGAAGAGCCCGTCGATGCTTTCGCCGTTAATAAATAG
- a CDS encoding class I SAM-dependent methyltransferase: MTLNILKSLQNYFRSEPPPEIIAQQLRHPSGDLAEEIGNKMNEANEPLYDLVLDVMQIENYDKILEIGFGNGKFFNRLFKRAEGLQVMGIDYSQEMVRAAKRINNRFIASEKLNLQRGNSDQLPYSDHCFDKVFCNMVIYFWDEPETHLSEIHRVLKSDGKFYAGLRSHKSMLNFPFVKYGFTLFKVDEWKRILVENEFSFLDIQTKLDPEMKFNGNEFQLESCCIVAAKGL; the protein is encoded by the coding sequence ATGACGTTAAATATCTTGAAAAGTTTACAGAACTATTTTAGGTCTGAGCCGCCTCCAGAAATTATTGCTCAGCAACTCCGCCACCCATCGGGTGATTTAGCCGAAGAAATTGGTAACAAAATGAATGAAGCTAATGAACCTTTGTACGATCTGGTGTTGGATGTAATGCAGATCGAAAATTATGATAAAATATTGGAGATTGGCTTTGGCAACGGCAAGTTTTTTAACAGGCTATTTAAAAGAGCTGAAGGTTTACAAGTTATGGGCATAGATTATTCCCAAGAAATGGTTCGAGCTGCTAAGCGAATAAATAATAGATTTATTGCTTCCGAAAAGTTGAACTTGCAACGGGGTAACAGTGACCAGTTGCCTTATTCTGATCACTGTTTTGACAAGGTATTTTGTAACATGGTGATTTACTTTTGGGATGAGCCTGAAACACATCTAAGTGAGATACATCGCGTGCTAAAGTCTGATGGAAAATTTTATGCAGGACTTAGAAGTCATAAAAGTATGCTCAATTTCCCATTCGTAAAATATGGGTTTACACTTTTTAAGGTTGATGAATGGAAAAGGATTTTGGTAGAAAACGAGTTTTCTTTTTTGGATATACAGACGAAATTAGATCCTGAAATGAAATTTAACGGTAATGAATTCCAGCTTGAATCGTGCTGTATAGTTGCTGCAAAAGGATTGTAA
- a CDS encoding tetratricopeptide repeat protein, with product MKEKILIGLFVFGGMMMAPIQELSAQSHQYGKVDFNVSCNEQVQTDFNHALALMHHMMYEQAQDKFTKVSEQDPSCTMAQWGIAMSYIHPLWGQRPSDADFEAGSKALVKATEIESIDDREMAYINAIEPFFENWEATTYRDQLRSFEEGYRELYEQYPKDVDAAAFYALGHLATAPPDDESLSHQRKAGMMLEELHKQHPEHPGLFHYIIHAYDNPKLAERAVDVARAYDKVAPDVPHALHMPSHIFVRRGIWSDVIDWNKRSAEAALRQSSEDEVSMHYVHALDYLTYAYLQRGEDEKAKKVAQKTIEVKNLQDHLGSAYAVAAAQARYNLEREEWNKAAQIDLQSPNNFSLEKYSPTQSMIYFARGIGAVRSGDLDGARQAREELDIIYNYLKEQEENYWAVLTDAQRKAVESWIIFEEGNPEKALTLMNEAADTEDSVDKHPITPGHVLPARELLGDMLLKMNRPEEALAAYEESLKISANRFRSLYGAGRAAELAGNLDKAKKYYNNLVTNVSPKEVDRPMFEEVRNFLATN from the coding sequence ATGAAAGAGAAAATACTTATAGGTTTATTCGTCTTTGGGGGTATGATGATGGCACCTATCCAGGAACTGAGTGCCCAGTCTCACCAGTATGGGAAAGTAGATTTTAATGTTTCGTGCAATGAGCAAGTCCAGACTGATTTTAACCATGCCTTGGCCTTGATGCATCATATGATGTATGAACAGGCTCAGGATAAGTTTACTAAAGTTTCTGAACAGGATCCCAGCTGTACGATGGCCCAATGGGGCATTGCTATGAGCTATATCCACCCGCTCTGGGGACAACGACCATCGGATGCCGATTTTGAAGCAGGCAGCAAAGCTTTAGTAAAAGCAACAGAGATAGAAAGTATTGATGATCGAGAAATGGCGTATATCAATGCAATAGAACCATTTTTTGAAAATTGGGAGGCAACCACTTATCGTGATCAACTTCGTAGTTTTGAGGAAGGGTACCGCGAATTGTACGAACAGTATCCCAAAGATGTTGATGCGGCTGCATTTTACGCACTGGGACATTTAGCTACGGCACCGCCCGATGACGAGTCGCTGAGTCATCAGCGAAAAGCGGGTATGATGCTCGAAGAATTGCACAAGCAACATCCCGAGCATCCCGGATTATTTCATTATATCATACACGCTTACGATAATCCCAAATTAGCAGAACGAGCTGTTGATGTGGCACGGGCCTACGATAAAGTTGCACCTGATGTGCCTCACGCCCTGCACATGCCGAGTCATATTTTTGTACGACGGGGGATCTGGTCGGATGTTATTGATTGGAATAAGCGGTCTGCTGAAGCAGCGTTGCGCCAGTCATCCGAAGACGAGGTATCAATGCACTATGTGCACGCGTTGGACTACCTGACGTATGCTTACCTGCAGCGTGGAGAAGATGAGAAAGCAAAGAAGGTTGCACAGAAAACGATCGAGGTCAAAAATTTGCAGGATCATTTAGGATCTGCTTACGCAGTTGCCGCGGCACAGGCGCGCTACAACCTTGAGCGGGAAGAGTGGAATAAGGCGGCACAAATTGATCTGCAGTCCCCTAATAACTTTTCACTTGAAAAATATTCCCCAACACAATCGATGATCTATTTTGCTCGTGGCATTGGGGCAGTGCGTTCTGGTGATTTGGATGGGGCTCGTCAAGCCCGGGAGGAATTGGATATCATTTACAATTACCTGAAAGAACAAGAGGAAAACTATTGGGCAGTACTGACTGATGCACAACGTAAGGCTGTCGAATCGTGGATAATTTTTGAAGAAGGTAACCCAGAAAAAGCTCTTACTCTTATGAATGAGGCGGCTGATACCGAAGATTCTGTTGATAAGCATCCCATCACGCCGGGACATGTTTTACCAGCAAGAGAACTACTGGGTGATATGCTTTTGAAAATGAATCGTCCCGAAGAAGCTTTGGCGGCTTACGAGGAGAGTTTGAAGATATCTGCAAATCGATTTAGAAGTTTATATGGCGCCGGACGTGCTGCCGAACTGGCTGGTAATTTGGATAAGGCTAAGAAATACTACAACAATTTAGTTACGAATGTATCACCCAAAGAAGTGGACCGACCAATGTTTGAGGAAGTGCGTAATTTTCTTGCGACAAATTAA
- the paaA gene encoding 1,2-phenylacetyl-CoA epoxidase subunit PaaA: MSNESKMKTFQERIDNGETIEPKDDMPDRYRQQLIRMMSQHAHSEIVGMLPEGNWITRAPSLRRKMILLSKVQDEAGHGLYLYSATETLGISRQEVIDQLLEGKAKYSSIFNYPTLTWADVAVIGWLVDGAAIINQTMLARSSYGPYSRAMVRICKEESFHKKQGYEMVAKMANGTPEQQDMIQDAVNRWWWPTLMMFGPHDEDSPNSAELIKWGVKSKTNDELRQSFVDRHVEEAHAVGLEIPDPEMEYNEESGHWEFGEIDWDEFWNVVKGNGPMNKERMKARREAHENGKWVREAAEEYARKQKLSKEKAS; the protein is encoded by the coding sequence ATGAGTAATGAATCCAAGATGAAAACATTCCAGGAACGCATCGACAATGGGGAAACAATCGAGCCCAAAGATGATATGCCAGATCGCTACCGGCAGCAACTTATCCGGATGATGTCGCAGCACGCCCATTCCGAAATTGTTGGAATGCTGCCAGAAGGAAACTGGATTACACGTGCTCCCTCTCTTCGCCGTAAAATGATTCTGCTCTCTAAAGTACAAGATGAGGCCGGGCACGGTCTTTATTTGTACAGTGCTACCGAAACACTTGGCATCAGTCGACAAGAGGTGATCGACCAACTGTTGGAAGGTAAAGCAAAGTATTCAAGTATTTTTAATTACCCCACGCTTACGTGGGCAGATGTCGCAGTAATTGGCTGGCTGGTGGATGGGGCCGCGATTATTAATCAAACGATGTTGGCACGCAGCTCGTACGGCCCCTATTCGCGGGCAATGGTGCGCATCTGTAAAGAAGAAAGTTTTCACAAAAAGCAAGGCTACGAGATGGTTGCCAAGATGGCAAACGGTACGCCTGAACAGCAAGATATGATTCAAGACGCTGTTAATCGCTGGTGGTGGCCTACGCTGATGATGTTTGGCCCGCATGATGAAGATTCGCCCAATAGTGCTGAACTTATCAAGTGGGGGGTAAAATCTAAAACAAATGATGAGCTGCGACAGAGTTTTGTAGATCGTCATGTTGAAGAAGCACATGCTGTGGGACTCGAAATTCCTGATCCAGAGATGGAATACAACGAAGAATCCGGTCACTGGGAGTTTGGAGAAATAGACTGGGATGAATTCTGGAATGTTGTCAAAGGTAACGGGCCTATGAATAAAGAGCGTATGAAAGCGCGCCGCGAAGCCCACGAAAATGGTAAATGGGTCCGCGAAGCTGCTGAAGAATACGCTCGTAAACAGAAATTGAGTAAAGAAAAAGCTTCCTAA
- a CDS encoding DUF4242 domain-containing protein — protein sequence MPKYVIEREVPGVGKLSPRDRKAAAMKSVKALKDIGPDIQWIHSYVSENKTHCVYLAPNEELIQEHARRSGFPANKITKIDYIMEPLTAE from the coding sequence ATGCCAAAATATGTAATTGAACGAGAAGTGCCCGGGGTGGGAAAACTCTCCCCGCGAGATAGAAAAGCTGCCGCCATGAAATCAGTGAAAGCGCTCAAAGATATAGGTCCTGATATTCAGTGGATCCATTCATATGTGAGTGAAAATAAAACGCATTGCGTTTATCTTGCTCCAAATGAAGAGCTTATCCAAGAGCATGCTCGCAGAAGTGGTTTTCCGGCCAATAAAATTACGAAGATAGATTATATTATGGAGCCTTTAACGGCTGAGTGA
- the mddA gene encoding methanethiol S-methyltransferase translates to MMKKIIAFIYGIICYLIFFASFLWLILFLGNFEAYAPTTVNSGAAGSLAESLLINLGLIALFGIQHTVMARKSFKDWWTNFVPKPVERSTYVLFSSIALILILWFWQPLPEPIWQVDATWASLVLQWGFWLGWLIVFLSTWMIDHFNLFGLKQVWNYLRDREQSPPQFMEPGLYKYVRHPLMLGFLIAFWSIPKMTVGHVVFSVGMTLYILIGVYYEERAMARQFGDKYENYRKRVPKFFPGLKIQEKEYKKELV, encoded by the coding sequence ATGATGAAAAAGATAATCGCGTTTATTTATGGAATTATTTGTTACCTGATTTTCTTTGCCAGTTTTTTATGGTTGATTCTCTTTCTCGGTAATTTTGAAGCCTACGCCCCTACAACGGTGAATTCGGGTGCAGCAGGATCGCTGGCAGAATCGCTGCTTATCAACTTGGGACTAATTGCCCTGTTTGGTATTCAGCATACCGTAATGGCGCGCAAATCTTTCAAGGATTGGTGGACCAATTTTGTCCCCAAACCGGTAGAGCGAAGTACCTATGTCCTGTTTTCCAGCATTGCATTGATCCTGATTCTTTGGTTCTGGCAACCCCTTCCAGAACCAATTTGGCAGGTTGATGCTACATGGGCATCGCTCGTGTTGCAATGGGGTTTCTGGCTTGGTTGGCTGATTGTATTTCTATCAACTTGGATGATTGATCATTTTAACTTGTTCGGGCTAAAGCAAGTTTGGAACTATTTGAGGGATAGAGAACAAAGTCCTCCGCAGTTTATGGAACCAGGATTATACAAATACGTCCGTCATCCGTTGATGTTAGGTTTTTTGATTGCATTTTGGTCCATACCAAAGATGACTGTGGGCCATGTTGTTTTTTCTGTTGGGATGACTCTCTACATATTAATAGGAGTTTACTATGAAGAAAGAGCGATGGCTCGACAATTCGGAGATAAATATGAGAATTACCGGAAACGGGTCCCCAAGTTTTTTCCGGGATTGAAAATACAGGAAAAAGAATATAAGAAGGAACTTGTATAA
- a CDS encoding homogentisate 1,2-dioxygenase produces the protein MIYHQLGKVPHKRHTQFRRPDGELYQEHLFGAEGFHGVSSLMYHHNPPTKTFKVDKGEEVNIKKWDEGMLRHHHLRTANIEEGGDPVMGRKVLLYNNDVQIGAVRPTEPMDYFYKNGEHDELLFIHEGEGYVHTMFGKLEFGWGDYIYIPRGTIYQVVFETEKNRMLTVDSTGPIDIPDRYLSDKGQFLENSPFCERDIRRPEGPIFVNKQGEFEVRIKKQGRYTSYWYEHHPFDVVGWDGYLYPWIFNIKDFEPITGRVHQPPPVHQTFKGNNYVVCSFCPRKYDYHPKSIPAPYAHSNVDSDEVLYYVKGDFMSRKGVEEASITQHPGGIPHGPHPGKYEGSIGKEGTDEYAVMIDTFHPLHLTTEAKKLDDESYPYSWNEDVEKEKVEAEE, from the coding sequence ATGATTTATCATCAGTTAGGAAAAGTTCCGCACAAAAGGCACACGCAATTCCGTCGGCCAGATGGTGAGCTCTATCAAGAGCATCTGTTTGGCGCCGAGGGATTTCACGGGGTGTCATCGTTGATGTATCACCATAATCCGCCAACGAAAACGTTTAAGGTGGATAAAGGTGAAGAGGTGAATATTAAAAAGTGGGATGAGGGTATGCTCCGTCATCATCACCTGCGTACGGCAAATATTGAGGAGGGCGGTGACCCAGTAATGGGACGAAAGGTCTTACTCTATAATAACGATGTACAGATTGGAGCCGTGCGTCCAACAGAACCGATGGATTATTTTTATAAAAACGGAGAGCATGATGAGCTGCTGTTTATCCACGAAGGAGAGGGATATGTACATACGATGTTTGGCAAGCTCGAATTTGGATGGGGGGATTACATCTATATTCCGCGCGGCACGATCTACCAAGTAGTTTTTGAGACCGAAAAAAATCGGATGCTCACAGTGGATTCAACCGGACCAATAGATATCCCGGATCGCTATCTCTCTGACAAGGGACAATTCCTCGAGAACAGCCCGTTTTGTGAGCGTGATATTCGTCGTCCTGAGGGACCAATTTTTGTGAATAAGCAGGGTGAATTTGAGGTCCGTATCAAAAAGCAGGGTCGGTACACTTCGTATTGGTACGAACATCATCCGTTTGATGTGGTTGGCTGGGATGGCTATTTGTATCCGTGGATTTTTAACATTAAGGATTTTGAGCCTATTACCGGACGTGTCCACCAGCCGCCACCCGTGCATCAAACATTCAAGGGAAATAATTACGTAGTTTGCTCATTTTGTCCGCGTAAGTACGACTATCATCCCAAATCGATTCCGGCACCCTACGCGCATTCCAACGTAGATTCTGATGAAGTGCTTTATTATGTAAAGGGGGATTTTATGAGTCGGAAAGGCGTAGAAGAGGCGAGCATCACGCAGCATCCCGGTGGTATTCCGCATGGACCGCATCCCGGAAAATATGAGGGTAGCATAGGCAAAGAGGGAACTGATGAGTATGCAGTGATGATTGATACCTTCCATCCGCTTCATTTGACGACTGAAGCTAAGAAATTGGATGATGAGAGTTATCCATATTCCTGGAATGAGGATGTCGAAAAAGAAAAAGTAGAAGCCGAAGAGTAA
- a CDS encoding OsmC family protein, whose product MADPETIKKAFERNQKVLRMRPSKAKSTATTKVRLFDGTTCEVKHKHWKFKVDIGEAEGGNNAGPGPGILERGALGSCLAIAYSQRAAVLNIPIDNIEIDVESDFDARSMLHLSEEPPGFNTIRYKVYIESPAPEEQIMQMIEEADSHSPVLDDFSRAIPVEREVTIKSTVS is encoded by the coding sequence ATGGCTGATCCAGAAACGATTAAGAAAGCTTTTGAGCGAAATCAAAAGGTGTTACGAATGCGTCCGTCAAAAGCCAAAAGTACTGCAACAACAAAAGTACGATTATTTGACGGAACGACTTGTGAAGTGAAACATAAACACTGGAAATTTAAAGTGGATATAGGGGAAGCCGAAGGTGGAAATAACGCGGGACCGGGTCCCGGTATTTTGGAGCGGGGAGCACTGGGAAGCTGCTTGGCTATTGCTTATTCACAACGGGCAGCAGTGCTGAATATCCCAATAGATAACATTGAGATTGATGTTGAGTCAGATTTTGATGCTCGCAGTATGTTGCACCTCAGTGAGGAGCCGCCTGGATTTAATACCATCCGATACAAAGTATATATCGAAAGTCCCGCCCCGGAAGAGCAAATAATGCAGATGATCGAAGAAGCGGATAGCCACAGCCCGGTATTGGATGATTTTAGCCGAGCCATTCCAGTAGAACGAGAAGTGACTATCAAATCCACGGTATCATGA